The nucleotide sequence CATGGTGAGGGACATTGAATGGTTCCAAACTCGCGGGTTTAGCGTTCAACTAGTGAAAGCTTGGTGGAGTGGGTGTTGCCACAGCCTCTAATGTACTTAATTATCGGAATCTCAAGGTATATGTATGGGGGTTTCTCAACAAATTTAGGTTAAACAATGACAACTACTTCCAAGGACTATTTTATCGCATTATTACAAAAACTGAAATGAATAAGTTTGGTAAAATCTATTTCGTAAAACTTGTCAAATTAATCATAAATACAAAAGTcgagttttataaaaaaaagaaggtgcATATTTTTTCCCGTTTTTCATAAAGTTTCTCTTACAATAAATTTGTTATTGAGCTTTCGAAAAATCTGCGTGCAACTAAACAAGTCCTAAATAAGTTTTTTTAAGAATTTAATTTTCAAGGAGGTTCAGGAATTTAAACTTTGGTAGTGACATATTACCTTTGCGTTGTtcaaagcaaaaagaaaaaaaaatccatgcaaTGATATGCGAGAATTTTTGAACTACTTTAACCTTCAAGTCATGCAATAGGCATGACTTATGGTGTTATGCTATCAAGGTATTGGTAGATAATATATTCTAGAATTGTCCAGTCAAAATATTAACCTAGGCTACACTATACATAAAAGCACTAAGATCATTAAATTTAACCTAAAAtatatactctctctctctctctccccctctccctctccctctccctctccctccctaccCCAAGACTACCTTACCACAATCTCCTCCCAACTCATGGCCGCATGGCTCGGAGTTCTAATTTCACCATCCTATCCCAATACCTTGAACGTAAAAGGTAACTGGCCTTGTCTGAGTTTTAAATTAACATTCTGGAATCATCCACTAATGTTTTACCATAACTCATAATGATCTGCTTCTCTTCCAAGTAGTctcaaatagtcctttctaccCTGGATCACTCAATTCGTCCTCACCCCTCATCTCATCCTATCAACTGCTAGAAGAAGCATGACTGCAGTCCCTCTCCTAGCCCTGAACTCCCAGTCCATGTGAGTTCAAAGCTATAGTTAGTACCGTTTCTTTCAGATGTTGCAGATTATGTGAAaatcttacaaaaaaaaaaaatcaattgacTATTTGACTGGGACTTTGGGCGCTTCAATTCCCAAGGTTTGGAGGACTGATTGaagaatataatatttttataaaatatcttaatattttcaatttatttctttctctctcttttggtgGAGAATATATCTTGTCAAAGTGTTGGTATAAAAGTTTATTAAGATGGAAGAAGCATAACCCCCTAGTTCCTGAGAAGGGTCAGGGATTTGAATTTTGAGTGGTGTCATTCCTCAAGATTTCGACCCCGAGTAATTTGGAGATTCGAGGTAAAAATCTTAGGTTCGCATGTTGGACTGATTTTGAGGTTGTAGGCAATCGTATAGATCAATTAGGATCTAAAAGTATTTAAAAAAGAAGCAGATTCAGTCAGAAGTTTATTAATTtgagttgaaaattagctcttTTGTCAACCATATGGAGTATTCCATGTGAAAATCTTAATTTTTCAAACTATATTATCTATCTTAGATAATATAGTATTCCATGTTCCCTTTCTAGTAAGTATATTCCTCATGTTCTGGATTTCGTGTATGGCTTAAGTTACTCCTTTAGGTTGCTACAGTTTGGAAAAATCTTGGCCTGGCTTTCTCCTAGAAGGGAAGAAGCAATGGTTGAGATGCCTTCTTTGAGTTCTAGTCTCTGAATTccgccaccccccccccccccccccccccccccccccgcgaccCAAGTGAGGCAAGACTAGAATCTAACTgcagtggattttcaaaatacGGTCTTTAATACTTCTGTATTCAGCTGATATTTTCCATAGTATTAATTTTGAACCAATAAGTTCTAGGAATTATAATATGTTAAAGAATTGAGAAATACCTGGTAGCCAGTATAGCTGAGAATGAGATCTTTGGCCTTTCACCAGTAATCGCCACACGAGCAAAGACCATCCTTGAAGTGATGAAATCGATTTATATCCCTGACCACTATTTCTCTTCCCACAAGCTTAGATATAAGTTTTGTGGCAGAATGGCAGTTTACACAGGCACGAAGGTTCTTCATAATCCTGAGGGTTGTTCCAGGAGCAGTACTGATCAGCCCAAAAGCAATGGCTATTCTCTCACTGTGATTACACAAggattcttccttctcttccatgCTCAAGTCATGCAAGACAGAGCCCATATGTGGAACAAATCCAGACTTCTTCAGCTTTCTCTCCAACTCAGATAGCATCTCAAAAATCTCCTTAGATCTTGGATGCAATTTATCTCCAACTCGGAAGGAGTGAAGCTTGCCATTTATCTCGATCAAACTACACCCTATAGCCTTGGTCACTCCCTTCTCCTTCATCAAAACCCGCACCTTTGCGACATCACTCCACATGCCAGCTGAGGCATAAATGTTTGAAAGCTGAATATAGTGTCCTGCATTCAAAGGCTCTAAAGCAAATATCTGTTCAGCAGCATACTGTCCTAATCCCACATGACCATAAATCTTGCATGCATTCAATAATGCCCCCCAAACGGTTACCTCAGGTTCCATTGGCATGCTCCTGACGAACTCATAAGCTTTCTCAAGATGCCCAGCACGGGCAAGAAGATCCACAACACAAGCATAGTGCTGATGCCGCGGCTCAATCCCGTAATCTCTCATTGAGCAGAAATACTTCCAACCCTCATCTACTAAGCCTGCATGATTGCATGCTGATAAGACTCCTACAAAAGTGACATCATTTGGTCTAACCCCGGCGCACTTCATCTCTTCAAATAGATGAATAGCTTCTCGCCCACGACCATGCAATCCATAACCCATGATTATAGCACTCCAAACAACCACATCCTTATTGGAAATGCATTCAAATACCCGATGTGCACGGGCAATGCTTCCACACTTGGCATACATGTCGATAAGGGATGTCTTGACAAAGATGTCATCTTTGAATGGACTATGACCAGTGTAGTCCTCAATCCACTTCCCAACCTCAAGTGAGCCCAGCTGTGCACAAGCTAAGATTGCCGAGCGTATTGTAACTGAGTCAGGTTTCGTATGTCTTGCAATCATTTCACGGAATAGCTCGACAGCCTCACTGGCAAAACCATTCTTAGCATATCCTGAGATCATCGCATTCCACAGAATCAGAGCAGGTGATGGGACCTGATCGAACAAAGATCTCGCAGTATGGACTTGCCCACACTTTGCATACATTGCAGTGAGAGTAATGACCAAATCTGGCTCATCATCAAGTCCAAGCTTGATTACCAGTCCATGAACAGATGACCCCTGGTCCAAGTCCTCGATGTCCATATAGGCCTTCAGAACACTGACAATTGCAATGAAATCTGGTCTGACATCAGAGGACGACTGCATTCTGGCAAAAATCTGAAGGGCTTCAAGAGGGAAGCCATTCTGGGCACAACCTGAGATTATGGAAGTCCAGGAGACCACATTTCGATCACTTAGCCTATCAAAGACAGCACGGGCACAGGGAATCCAGCCGGACTTGGCATACATGGCAACAAGCCCGTTCTGGACAAAGAGGTCAGTCTCAAAGCCCCGCCGGAGGATGTGGGCATGGACAGCACGGCCAACGGTAGGGGTGGGGAGACCGCCACAGGCCTTGAGGACAGGGGGCAGGGTAAGGCCATCGGGGACCACTCCCTGGTGAAGCATTTTGTCGTAGATAAGGAGAGCGTCCACGAAGGCTCCGTGTCGGGAGTGGAGGCGGATGGCCGCGTTCCAGAGGGGGACGGATGGGCCGGGGATTTCGTCGAGCAGGTGGCGCGCTTGGTGGATGAGGCCGAGGTCAGCAGCGGAGAGGAAGAGCTTGGCGGCGAGGGAGGGGGAGCAGCGAAGGAtgccggaggagaggagaatggCGTGGATTTGTGAGAGGTGAGACGGCTGGGCGGCGGAGTTGAGGAGGGCGGCGGCGCGGCGGAGGAGGGTGGCGGAGGAGTTTTGAGGATCGCAGGGCTCTTCGTGGGGGGTCGGAGAAAAGGAGTGGAGGCGGAGGATTTGCCGCGGCGGGGACGACGGTGGCGGCGATGGTGGGGTTCGGGGAAGGGAGATGAGGGCTCGCCGGAGGGCGGGGACGGCTGGCACCATCCCGCGCGCATGGCGAAGGAAGGGAAATTTTTAAATCGAGCGCCGTTATTGTTTCTAACGGTACGCTAGCGCTTTAAAATGCGCAGGGTGGTGCACCTGCGATACACGTGAGAGGAAGCAATATTTGATGAAAAGctctcaattaatctaatatatcCACCTTTACCTGAAGAACAACTTTTTAACtcctaataatattattaaataaaaaccAGAAACCAAGTCTTAATCTAGTCTGGATAAGTCTGGATAAGGAGGAGGGGAGAATAGACCAGCTTTATCCCGATAaaagataacaaaagaaaaagaagcaaaagcaacgaaaaaacaaaaaacttgTTCTATTGTCTCTTATTTTGTGTCTCTGATTTTTTTACCATCCTCGATGGGTAATTGgctttttctgattaatattctcTGATTTTGGTAATGAATTAGAAGCATAATATTTCACACAAATGCAAGGAATATATACGAAGTCACAGGATGCGCAATTGAAGCGGAATAAAATTTAAAGTTTTGTTTCTGTTCAATCTTTGATGAATGAGGGCCCCTGATAATGAGAGTGGAATCACAAAAGAACAAAGAATTCCTTGTAACACAACTAAAATAGCGATGGCTTATGTTTTTGTAGGCGGCCACCATAGTGCTGGGAGTTACATAGTGGTTATTCATCTCCAATTGGCCACAACTTCAATGGAACAGGTCAACCTGATCCAACCATGGATCCCAAACTTTTGCCACACTGATGCTTAGGTGCCCTCAGAATGCAATGGTGGATAATGCAGTCGATCTTGATCAGAAACCATTAAGTTCAAATATGGACAATAGTTATTACAAACAGATCACCATGAACAGAGGCATTCTTGGAATTGATCAAGGCTTGGCCAAGAACATCATTGCATCCTTGGCTTCTCGCTCCAACTCCCCCACCCAATTTCATAATGCTACGATCAAGATGCGTGGTGCAATTGGGGCCCTCACCGGCTCACaagagaaatatgaaaatcttGCCAAAGCCACGAACACCCCATGAATCATCCGATCAACATCTTTTaatttcacacacacacacacacacacacacacacacacacacacacacacacacacatatatataaagTTCGTTATTTCAGTACCGAACTCTGTACCGCTGACACACTAACATAatgtcggtatggtatggtacgaaGTTTTTTGAAATACTGAGTATTGGTATGCCATTCGTGCCAGATAccgataccgaaccggtacggtaTGCTCTGTACCATCCGATTTAGGCCGGTATAATATaacttgtatatatatataattttaaccATTAAATTTTTTGTTTGAGTTGGAACATCTTTCGTCACAAATTATGTTCTTGTGGAATATAACCTTGAAGCAATCATTTTAGTTGTAAGGGAAACTGTATTCAACAAAGTGATGCTGCCCAGTTTTTGTGATACTTTTCAACATCAAAGCAATGAAATCCTGTGCTCATTTAATGGTTGTTTTCTGTGTATTCGCATTTGGTGGATGATTACTCTGTCTGGTCTCTAGTATTTGCTCCATGTTCACTTGGTCTCCAGCATTTCAGGGTTCCTTCTTTTGTAAACTAGATTGAATCGTATATTCACAACATGCATCAAAATGCCATGGcacaaacttttttttatttgggtAGGCCAATCTCTATGATTACTAAAAATGCAGCAAGAAGTACACGATATTATTGATATGCTTGCATTGTGTGAGGTCATAGTTTGCTACAATACCAAATACCCAGAAGCACTAAATTTATTCTACTCCAATAGATTTATttctagttgttgtttgatcATTTGGATCAATTGTAATTATAACGAATACAAGTTTCAAAGATTTTGCTTGATTGCAAGATCAAGTTAAAAATAAGGCACAAATGTTTTGAAGGAAATTTCGGCTCCACCAAAGAGAGGTCAAGGAATAAATCAATCACTACACAGTTCATCAATTTTTTAGAAACACACGTCAACTCATTTGACCCCATGAGATAATCAACTAAGCTTATACCCTTAACCCAGTCATgataactaatttttttttttaacacaaaCCATCCTTGTGATCAACCTCACAAATCCCTAGCACCCACAGCAGTAGAATTAACAGAAACTTTCAAAACCTAAATTGCGAGCTCATAATATTCTTGACCAACACCCCACAAGCTTCAACGAAGAAACAGGAAAGTCATGGTGCAGAATCTTAAAAAATTTACATCACCCACCATTTTGGTTTCCACTTGAAGACAAGGATTTGGTGAAATAGGCTGGAGACAACATGATataaattccaaaaatattattatttgccCCTCCTCTTCTTATATGAAATTGTTAATTCTGGTATCATCTGAATATCAACTGCTCAAATCTGTGGCACAACCGCACAAACCTAGGACTTCCCAAATCAATGTCTTAATCTTCTTCACCGGAATATATCAAAAAATGTTAAAAAGGGTTCAAGGTCTTCTCAAAACAATTAAATTGTAAATTAACAGTTTCAAAAAAATTACAAACTAACAAGCCTAGTATCATGCGCTTCCAAAATTGAGCGGCCGATCTTTTTCCTCGTAAGTTGGGAGGCAAAGCCAACAACTAACTCAGTCCCTTTGGTGGGCTTTGGAGAGAGAACACTCTTTCATTTGGATCAGCAGTAGGATTAGGGACATCTGTTGTGCCTGAGGAGGGAGTTCCCACCTCAGCCGGCCTTGTATGGCTATCAGTTTTACTTCCATCTGTGGCTTCTGTTTGGGGGCTCTCCCCAGGGGAAGCATTATAACTGTCGCTGTTGAGTTTTTGGTATATTGTCAGAGCCTGAGCTACCATGGCAGAAGGGTTATCAGCAGTGCTAGGAAGCAGCAGAGTGGTTCCCTGCAATAACAAACcatgagaaggagaagaaggatatAGAGATCAGCAGTAAGCACGCTTTAAAGCTTTTAACTGGATATCATATGTTCATTGCTTTACCTCCTTGGCTATGCGGCCAAATGCTTGTATGTATTGTTCAGCAATTTTTAGACTTGCTGCCTGTAAGTGGGGAAAAAGGTAGCAGTCTTTCAGAGCCAGGATAAACAGGAGAAAAAAAGTACTTTTCCAGATAGACATTTATGTCAAAATCTGGGCATGCAATATCTCTGAAAAGGTCTCTATGGTGATGTAGTTGGTGCTTCCTATATTTTTCAGATTATACAACATGAAGGCACTGAGAAACCAGTAATTGATTTTTCATGGTGAGACAAACATAATAATAGGAAACAAGCAACCAAGTGGAAGGAAATCTTACCTGAGCACCTCCCTCTGCTTTCACAGCCTCTGATAACACCTTAAGCCCTTCTGCAGTTGCCCGTGATCTAGCAAGGATAGCTTCAGCTTCTCCTGATATATTAGCAATAAAATCCGTCAGAGTGGACTTTGCACAAGCTTTTAGCTCATGTTTTCTACTTCCAGAAGAATTTTACATTCTACATTCAGAGCAGAGTTATAGACAATTATACATGAACAACTAGGAATGAATTTCAATGAGAAGGTAGGGAAAAAAGGGTAAAAAAGAGTTACATGCATGCACCAGAAGCAACGTGTttaaaatgacaataaagttccCTAAATGTACACCTACGACCAGCATAAATCCTTGCAAGTGCAAAAGAAGCACAGAAACATACAAGCAATATCACAGTAGTCACTATGTAACTTTTCCAGGATATCAAAAGCAGACGGGCAAATGATATGACTAAATTGACATTGAAAGGATTAACAAACCCAGCCACAACTATTTGATATATAACTCTCATGCACCATGTCGTGCATAT is from Phoenix dactylifera cultivar Barhee BC4 chromosome 18, palm_55x_up_171113_PBpolish2nd_filt_p, whole genome shotgun sequence and encodes:
- the LOC103722577 gene encoding pentatricopeptide repeat-containing protein At3g12770, translating into MVPAVPALRRALISLPRTPPSPPPSSPPRQILRLHSFSPTPHEEPCDPQNSSATLLRRAAALLNSAAQPSHLSQIHAILLSSGILRCSPSLAAKLFLSAADLGLIHQARHLLDEIPGPSVPLWNAAIRLHSRHGAFVDALLIYDKMLHQGVVPDGLTLPPVLKACGGLPTPTVGRAVHAHILRRGFETDLFVQNGLVAMYAKSGWIPCARAVFDRLSDRNVVSWTSIISGCAQNGFPLEALQIFARMQSSSDVRPDFIAIVSVLKAYMDIEDLDQGSSVHGLVIKLGLDDEPDLVITLTAMYAKCGQVHTARSLFDQVPSPALILWNAMISGYAKNGFASEAVELFREMIARHTKPDSVTIRSAILACAQLGSLEVGKWIEDYTGHSPFKDDIFVKTSLIDMYAKCGSIARAHRVFECISNKDVVVWSAIIMGYGLHGRGREAIHLFEEMKCAGVRPNDVTFVGVLSACNHAGLVDEGWKYFCSMRDYGIEPRHQHYACVVDLLARAGHLEKAYEFVRSMPMEPEVTVWGALLNACKIYGHVGLGQYAAEQIFALEPLNAGHYIQLSNIYASAGMWSDVAKVRVLMKEKGVTKAIGCSLIEINGKLHSFRVGDKLHPRSKEIFEMLSELERKLKKSGFVPHMGSVLHDLSMEEKEESLCNHSERIAIAFGLISTAPGTTLRIMKNLRACVNCHSATKLISKLVGREIVVRDINRFHHFKDGLCSCGDYW